In one window of Bacteroidota bacterium DNA:
- the ribD gene encoding bifunctional diaminohydroxyphosphoribosylaminopyrimidine deaminase/5-amino-6-(5-phosphoribosylamino)uracil reductase RibD, with product MGASELDLAFMRRCLALARRGAGWTGPNPLVGALVVREGRVIGQGYHPYYGGPHAEAMALASVADRALLRGATLYVSLEPCAHWGKTPPCAELIFRSGMRRVVVGALDPHPAAAGRGLDWLRRAGLELTTGVLEAESRRLNAGYFTYLERGRPWVALKIAQTLDGRVASRTGSSRWVTAPPARCWVHRCRARSDAVLVGSGTVAADDPALTVRCGRGRQPWRVILDRRGRLEPDRRVFSDAWAWRTWVFTAPGVRPPYAERLRAAGGRLFEVPEGPGGLELKAVLERLGREGVRSVLVESGPRLSTALLRAGLVDRLYVFIAPKLLGSGLEAIGDLGISEMERAWSLRNVRLRRIGVDWLLEAEL from the coding sequence GTGGGCGCTTCTGAGCTGGATTTGGCCTTCATGCGCCGCTGCCTGGCCCTGGCCCGCCGGGGCGCGGGCTGGACGGGCCCCAATCCCCTGGTGGGCGCGCTCGTCGTGCGCGAGGGCCGCGTAATCGGCCAGGGCTATCACCCGTACTACGGGGGTCCGCATGCGGAGGCTATGGCCCTGGCCTCGGTTGCGGATCGAGCGCTTTTGCGCGGGGCCACCTTGTATGTGAGCCTGGAGCCTTGCGCGCACTGGGGCAAGACCCCGCCGTGCGCGGAGCTCATCTTTCGCTCCGGAATGCGGCGCGTTGTGGTGGGCGCCTTAGATCCGCATCCGGCCGCCGCAGGTCGGGGCCTGGATTGGCTGCGTCGGGCCGGTCTTGAGCTCACCACGGGTGTGCTAGAGGCCGAAAGTCGTCGGCTCAACGCGGGCTATTTCACGTACCTAGAGCGTGGCCGGCCTTGGGTGGCGCTTAAGATCGCGCAGACCCTGGACGGGCGCGTGGCCAGTCGAACGGGCTCAAGCCGCTGGGTTACGGCGCCGCCCGCTCGGTGTTGGGTGCACCGCTGTCGGGCTCGTTCGGATGCTGTGCTTGTAGGATCCGGCACCGTGGCCGCAGACGATCCGGCGCTCACCGTGCGCTGCGGTCGGGGCCGACAGCCCTGGCGCGTGATCCTGGATCGCAGGGGCCGGCTGGAGCCGGACAGGCGGGTTTTCTCAGATGCTTGGGCCTGGCGCACGTGGGTTTTTACGGCCCCTGGGGTGAGGCCCCCGTATGCGGAACGGCTTCGCGCCGCCGGAGGGCGCTTGTTTGAAGTCCCCGAAGGCCCCGGAGGGCTTGAGCTAAAGGCGGTCCTGGAGCGCCTGGGGCGCGAGGGGGTGCGCTCGGTGCTCGTGGAGTCCGGGCCCCGGCTGAGCACAGCCCTGCTTAGAGCCGGGCTTGTGGACCGGCTGTATGTGTTCATCGCGCCTAAGCTGCTGGGCTCGGGCTTGGAGGCGATAGGGGATTTGGGCATAAGCGAGATGGAGCGGGCCTGGTCGCTACGCAATGTGCGGTTGCGCCGAATCGGCGTAGATTGGCTGCTGGAAGCGGAGCTGTAA
- a CDS encoding sugar phosphate nucleotidyltransferase, giving the protein MDYALVMAGGIGARFWPESRQARPKQFLPLFGSETLLQATVGRLMGLLPPERVLVIGSSAHEALLRDQLPQLPPENVLLEPQSRNTAPCIAYAALHLARRDPEARMLVLPADHLIGDVAALQHVLRVALEVAAEPEALVTIGVRPTRPETGYGYIQFQEPPLRWVGEQPVYRVRSFAEKPNLPTAERFLASGDFLWNSGLFAWRVDSILGALRRWAPDVLAPLEALGEDLAAPEALRRAYGLVPKISIDYAVMEKAETVYVLPAEFGWSDVGSWMAVYELSEKDAHGNALRGPVVALETSHCLVRAQGRLVVLIGLHEVAVIDTPDALLICRLSKSQQVKEAVDHLQLRNMREYL; this is encoded by the coding sequence ATGGACTACGCGCTGGTAATGGCGGGAGGCATCGGGGCCCGGTTTTGGCCCGAAAGTCGGCAGGCCCGTCCGAAGCAGTTTCTGCCCCTGTTTGGGTCCGAGACCTTGCTGCAGGCCACCGTGGGCCGGCTGATGGGCCTGTTGCCACCGGAGCGCGTGCTCGTAATCGGCTCAAGCGCCCATGAGGCGCTGTTGCGCGATCAGCTGCCCCAGCTGCCACCGGAGAACGTGCTCTTAGAGCCCCAGAGCCGTAATACGGCCCCTTGTATCGCGTACGCGGCCCTGCACCTGGCCCGGCGCGATCCGGAGGCGCGTATGCTCGTATTGCCCGCCGATCATCTGATCGGCGACGTGGCCGCTTTGCAGCACGTGCTGCGGGTCGCCCTTGAAGTGGCCGCCGAGCCCGAAGCCTTGGTCACGATCGGCGTGCGGCCCACACGGCCGGAGACGGGCTACGGGTACATCCAGTTTCAAGAGCCCCCCCTGCGCTGGGTGGGAGAGCAGCCCGTATACCGGGTGCGGAGCTTCGCCGAAAAGCCTAACCTGCCCACGGCGGAGCGCTTTCTGGCAAGCGGGGACTTTCTCTGGAACAGCGGGCTCTTCGCCTGGCGCGTGGACAGCATCCTAGGGGCCCTTCGGCGCTGGGCCCCGGACGTGCTCGCGCCCCTGGAGGCCCTGGGAGAGGACCTGGCCGCCCCGGAGGCGTTGCGGCGCGCCTACGGGCTTGTGCCGAAGATCTCCATCGATTATGCCGTCATGGAGAAGGCCGAGACGGTGTACGTGCTGCCGGCCGAGTTCGGGTGGAGCGACGTGGGCAGTTGGATGGCCGTCTACGAACTCTCCGAAAAAGACGCGCACGGAAACGCTCTGCGCGGCCCTGTGGTGGCGCTGGAGACCAGCCATTGCCTGGTGCGAGCCCAGGGCCGGCTTGTGGTGCTCATCGGCCTACATGAGGTGGCCGTCATAGATACGCCCGACGCGCTGCTTATCTGCCGCTTGTCCAAATCCCAACAGGTCAAAGAGGCCGTTGATCACCTGCAGCTCCGAAACATGCGGGAATATTTGTAA
- a CDS encoding sigma-54 dependent transcriptional regulator, translated as MDREALQERFGIVGRSAAIRKVLDVIRQVAPTDITVLIQGESGVGKELVARAIHAISPRRHKELVIVNCGAIPEGIIESELFGHEKGAFTGAVDSREGYFERANGGTIFLDEIGDMPLHTQVKILRVLESGEYMRVGSSRVRHTDVRVIAATNKDLWQMVQEGKFREDLYYRLDTVTIRIPPLRERPEDIEPLFAHFVREFTEKYGVRFPGLTEEARELLLTYRWPGNVRELRNLVEQLVVLERAAPVTAETLAHYLKGVRRGGSAYLPVGPAPSRDAEARERELLYRILLELRQDVAELKRLLLGWANAASGPEPKAGAALAPAFPIGLPLLPVPMSPYRSFSEAEEAEAAAVEDGSRESSKNGDLEALPSIEEAEKRLIQQALARFNGNRRHTAKALGISERTLYRKLKQYGLS; from the coding sequence ATGGACCGCGAAGCCCTTCAGGAGCGATTCGGCATCGTGGGCCGCTCGGCGGCCATCCGCAAGGTGCTGGACGTGATTCGGCAGGTGGCCCCGACCGACATCACCGTGCTCATCCAAGGGGAGTCGGGCGTGGGTAAGGAGCTTGTGGCCCGCGCCATCCACGCCATAAGCCCGCGCCGACACAAGGAGCTTGTCATCGTCAACTGCGGGGCCATTCCGGAGGGAATCATCGAGTCGGAGCTCTTCGGGCACGAAAAGGGCGCCTTTACGGGCGCCGTCGACAGCCGCGAGGGCTACTTCGAGCGTGCCAACGGGGGGACGATCTTTCTCGACGAAATCGGGGACATGCCCCTGCATACGCAGGTGAAGATCCTGCGCGTGCTCGAAAGCGGCGAGTACATGCGCGTAGGTTCAAGCCGGGTCCGGCACACGGACGTGCGCGTGATCGCGGCCACGAACAAGGACCTATGGCAGATGGTCCAGGAGGGCAAGTTCCGCGAGGACCTCTACTACCGGCTGGACACGGTCACGATCCGCATCCCCCCGTTGCGGGAGCGGCCGGAGGACATCGAGCCGCTCTTTGCGCACTTCGTGCGAGAGTTCACGGAGAAATACGGGGTGCGCTTTCCGGGGCTGACGGAGGAGGCGCGGGAGCTCCTGTTGACCTATCGATGGCCCGGAAACGTGCGCGAGCTGCGCAACCTGGTCGAGCAGCTGGTGGTTTTGGAGCGCGCCGCGCCCGTTACGGCCGAAACCCTAGCCCACTATCTGAAAGGCGTTCGGCGCGGCGGATCGGCCTACTTGCCCGTGGGCCCGGCCCCGAGCCGGGATGCTGAGGCGCGGGAGCGGGAGCTGCTGTATCGGATCCTGCTTGAGCTCCGCCAGGATGTGGCCGAACTGAAGCGGCTCCTTCTGGGGTGGGCCAACGCGGCCTCGGGGCCGGAGCCCAAAGCCGGGGCGGCCCTGGCCCCCGCTTTTCCGATCGGCTTGCCCCTGTTGCCGGTCCCCATGTCTCCGTACCGTTCGTTTTCGGAGGCCGAGGAGGCCGAGGCCGCGGCCGTCGAAGACGGCTCCCGAGAGAGCAGTAAAAACGGGGACCTGGAGGCCCTGCCCTCGATCGAGGAGGCCGAAAAACGGCTCATTCAGCAGGCGCTAGCTCGTTTCAACGGAAACCGGCGCCATACGGCCAAGGCCCTGGGCATCAGCGAGCGGACCCTGTATCGGAAGCTCAAACAGTACGGCTTGTCTTGA
- a CDS encoding SPOR domain-containing protein — MKPLTSLLVLLVGTSPQDPLATWIERALKPGADRAALRAELERLRVRGLDPAGLLFAEGLWWEPERPAEAARLYEQVLIRYGRSPYAAHAQDRLVAYYAAQGRLDEVDRIARLRSGGALAPPQPNASTGFRSQAASAPAAWYTVQAALLRDRAQAEQLVRRLRNLGFTVQLVESSSNPDRLYKVWVGRFPDRASAEQKFAMIRNAVRAIQSDLRFSGEPEIVPIR, encoded by the coding sequence ATGAAGCCGCTCACTTCGCTTTTGGTCCTGCTCGTGGGCACATCGCCTCAGGATCCGCTGGCGACGTGGATCGAGCGCGCCCTTAAGCCCGGCGCCGATCGCGCTGCCCTGCGCGCGGAGCTGGAACGACTTCGGGTGCGGGGGCTTGACCCGGCCGGTTTGCTTTTCGCCGAAGGCCTGTGGTGGGAGCCGGAGCGGCCCGCGGAGGCGGCGCGGCTCTACGAGCAGGTTCTAATCCGCTACGGCCGCAGCCCCTATGCGGCGCACGCGCAAGATCGGCTGGTGGCCTACTATGCGGCCCAGGGGCGCTTAGATGAAGTGGATCGGATCGCGCGCCTGCGCTCTGGCGGCGCTCTTGCGCCCCCGCAGCCTAACGCGAGCACTGGGTTTCGGTCCCAGGCCGCATCGGCTCCGGCGGCCTGGTACACGGTGCAGGCCGCCTTGCTGCGGGATCGCGCGCAAGCCGAACAGCTTGTGCGCCGGCTGCGGAATCTAGGCTTTACGGTGCAGCTTGTCGAATCAAGCTCCAACCCAGATCGGCTCTATAAGGTCTGGGTGGGCCGCTTTCCGGATCGGGCCTCCGCGGAGCAGAAGTTCGCGATGATCCGCAACGCCGTGCGCGCCATCCAAAGCGATCTGCGCTTTTCCGGAGAGCCCGAGATCGTGCCCATACGCTGA
- the miaB gene encoding tRNA (N6-isopentenyl adenosine(37)-C2)-methylthiotransferase MiaB — protein MELIPTIDFLSCASVARGAPTGRRLYIETYGCQMNVNDSEVVAAILLERGYGLVDRPEEADVVLLNTCSIRERAEERVRHRLQYLRALKRTRRPGMIIGVLGCMAERLKRRLLEEERLVDVVAGPDAYRDLPRLIEEAAETGQAAVNVLLSREETYADIAPVRLSSNGVTAFVSIMRGCDNFCSFCVVPFTRGRERSRPVESILREVEQLLASGYREVTLLGQNVNSYRYGQVSFAELLYRVSLLDPNLRVRFSTSHPKDVSDELIQVIAERPNVCRQIHLPVQSGSTRVLERMRRTYSREQYLELVAKIRSAMPDVGLSTDVIAGFCGETEEDHEQTLSLLEEVRFDMAYMFAYSEREGTYAAKYLRDDVPPAVKRRRLEEIIALQNRISLEQHRAKIGSRQIVLIEQTSKRSDQEWMGRADNGMVVVFPKERYRPGQYVEVLIEGATSATLRGRALRELEDLRTATGRLQPEVLT, from the coding sequence ATGGAGCTCATCCCGACGATCGATTTCCTTTCTTGCGCCTCTGTGGCCCGGGGCGCCCCAACGGGGCGGCGGCTGTACATCGAGACCTACGGCTGCCAGATGAACGTAAACGACTCCGAGGTCGTGGCCGCGATCTTGTTGGAGCGGGGCTACGGTCTGGTGGATCGGCCTGAGGAGGCCGATGTGGTGCTCCTGAACACCTGCAGCATCCGGGAGCGCGCCGAGGAGCGCGTGCGCCACAGGCTGCAGTATCTGCGCGCGCTCAAGCGCACCCGACGGCCCGGCATGATCATCGGCGTGCTGGGCTGCATGGCCGAGCGCCTGAAGCGGCGGCTGCTCGAAGAAGAACGGCTCGTGGACGTCGTGGCCGGCCCGGACGCCTATCGGGATCTGCCGCGGCTTATCGAGGAGGCCGCGGAGACGGGCCAAGCCGCCGTGAACGTGCTTCTTTCCCGCGAGGAGACCTACGCCGACATTGCGCCCGTTCGGCTGAGCTCCAACGGTGTTACGGCCTTCGTGTCCATCATGCGCGGCTGCGACAACTTCTGCTCCTTCTGCGTGGTGCCCTTTACGCGGGGGCGGGAGCGCAGCCGGCCTGTTGAAAGCATCCTGCGCGAGGTCGAACAGCTGCTGGCCTCCGGATACCGGGAGGTCACGCTCTTGGGCCAGAACGTAAACTCCTACCGTTATGGGCAGGTGAGCTTTGCCGAGCTCTTGTATCGGGTTAGCCTGCTAGATCCCAATCTGCGCGTGCGCTTTTCGACCTCGCATCCCAAGGACGTATCCGATGAGCTCATCCAGGTCATCGCCGAGCGGCCGAACGTGTGCCGCCAGATTCATCTGCCCGTGCAGTCCGGCTCCACGCGCGTGCTGGAGCGCATGCGGCGCACCTACAGCCGCGAGCAGTACCTGGAGCTGGTGGCCAAGATCCGCAGCGCGATGCCCGATGTGGGCCTGTCGACGGACGTGATCGCCGGCTTCTGCGGGGAGACCGAGGAGGATCACGAGCAAACGCTTTCGCTTCTGGAGGAGGTGCGCTTCGATATGGCCTACATGTTCGCCTACTCGGAGCGGGAGGGCACGTACGCGGCCAAGTACCTGCGCGACGATGTGCCGCCTGCGGTCAAGCGCCGCCGGCTGGAGGAGATCATCGCGCTGCAGAACCGCATCTCCCTAGAGCAGCATCGGGCTAAAATCGGCTCTCGGCAGATCGTACTGATCGAACAGACGAGCAAGCGCTCCGATCAGGAGTGGATGGGCAGGGCCGATAACGGCATGGTGGTGGTCTTCCCCAAGGAGCGCTACCGGCCCGGTCAGTACGTAGAGGTCCTGATCGAGGGGGCCACTTCGGCCACGCTGCGGGGTCGTGCTTTGCGGGAACTAGAGGATCTGCGTACGGCGACCGGGCGGCTACAGCCTGAGGTGCTTACCTAA
- the lptE gene encoding LPS assembly lipoprotein LptE, translated as MRLLLGGLFTVALGAGCGYYSFTGASIPAHIRSVALLALENQATGALPGLERWLEEELARRLSAQGGLRLAGPEEAQAVLEGRLTGYTNQPVAVAAGERAAVNRVTVSLWVRFYDRVREEVRFEGMLSAYGDYDPGQDPLEGERRAARTAVSRLAEEAFLRIFAAWQ; from the coding sequence ATGCGTCTGCTGTTGGGGGGCCTGTTCACCGTCGCGCTGGGGGCAGGCTGCGGCTACTACTCCTTTACGGGGGCTTCGATTCCGGCGCACATCCGAAGCGTCGCCCTGTTGGCCCTAGAGAACCAGGCCACAGGGGCGCTGCCGGGCCTGGAGCGCTGGCTGGAGGAGGAACTCGCCCGACGCCTGAGCGCGCAGGGTGGGCTGCGGTTGGCCGGACCCGAAGAGGCACAGGCCGTGCTCGAAGGGCGCCTGACCGGGTACACGAACCAACCCGTGGCCGTTGCGGCCGGGGAGCGAGCCGCGGTCAACCGGGTGACGGTGAGCCTCTGGGTGCGGTTCTATGATCGGGTCCGCGAGGAGGTGCGTTTTGAAGGTATGCTTTCGGCTTACGGGGACTACGATCCGGGCCAGGATCCCCTAGAAGGCGAACGCCGCGCAGCCCGCACGGCCGTCTCCCGGTTGGCCGAAGAGGCTTTCCTGCGCATCTTCGCCGCCTGGCAGTAG
- a CDS encoding riboflavin synthase, with amino-acid sequence MFTGIIEAVGRVEALTPRGRGGRRLRIGTPLGAELRVDQSVAVNGVCLTVVAADPEGFEAELVEETLRKTNLGELKAGDLVNLERSLSPDRLLDGHLVQGHVDATGTLLEVGDRAGSWLLRIAYPAEWADYLVPQGAIAVDGISLTVAELQESCFSVAIIPYTWTHTNLQSRRVGDRLNLEFDLIGKYVVRYLERRGTGGAVSL; translated from the coding sequence GTGTTTACGGGCATCATAGAGGCCGTCGGCCGCGTTGAGGCCCTCACCCCGCGCGGTCGGGGGGGTCGCCGGCTGCGCATCGGCACCCCTTTAGGAGCTGAGCTCCGGGTAGATCAGAGCGTAGCCGTAAACGGGGTTTGCCTTACGGTGGTGGCCGCCGATCCGGAGGGTTTTGAGGCGGAGCTTGTCGAAGAGACCCTGCGTAAGACCAATCTAGGTGAGCTCAAGGCGGGGGATCTAGTCAACCTGGAGCGTTCTCTGAGTCCGGATCGGCTCCTAGATGGTCACTTGGTGCAGGGGCATGTGGACGCGACGGGCACGCTCTTGGAGGTTGGGGACCGGGCCGGCAGTTGGCTTTTGCGGATCGCCTATCCGGCCGAGTGGGCCGATTACCTGGTTCCGCAGGGCGCGATAGCCGTAGACGGCATCAGCCTGACCGTGGCCGAGCTACAGGAGTCCTGCTTTTCCGTGGCCATCATCCCCTACACCTGGACGCACACGAACCTGCAGAGCCGCCGCGTGGGCGATCGCCTGAACCTGGAGTTTGATCTGATCGGCAAGTACGTGGTACGCTATCTTGAGCGCCGGGGAACCGGAGGGGCTGTCAGCTTGTAG